From Paenibacillus graminis, a single genomic window includes:
- a CDS encoding PLP-dependent aminotransferase family protein has product MTNQHQKEQIQARSWTPDPASALPLHRQISNYYMDKIRSGAWPPGMRLAPQRELCRQLGVNRSTVVTALGELSALGLIEGRRGGGTRVVDLRAAADGSVSYGDRTAASGSRADASGDRAVSTGDGTGMLPVQSAGSWNSYVEEGVHYPNLPTVQDINRLEYEQGLIRLGTGEPSPGLLPGEAMTRVLAELSRQTLPPLSYEEPLGSPGLRRAVSGELAKNGIQADPDSILITSGALQGLQLIAVGLLPRGSTILLEKPSYLYSIHAFQSAGVKFSGLPMDEHGLLTDRLAREACRTKAAMLYSIPSFHNPTGILMDAQRRQELMDVTGGLGLPILEDGAYQELWLDTPPPPPLKALDRDGRVLHLGTLSKSASPGLRIGWIVGPEPVVRRLADIKMQTDYGASSLSQLAAARWLEGGYHEEHLQRLRARLRQRRDAALALLQHHFAGLAAWNVPAGGFYIWLSLDKPVPLRTLFRAAHKAGLLLNTGDLYDRGDSRHLRLSYVYASTTELEHGLPLLAGLIRKLRQPGS; this is encoded by the coding sequence TTGACCAATCAACATCAAAAGGAACAGATACAGGCAAGATCATGGACACCGGACCCGGCATCAGCGCTTCCGCTGCACAGACAAATATCCAATTATTACATGGATAAAATCCGCAGTGGCGCTTGGCCGCCCGGAATGCGCCTGGCCCCCCAGCGCGAGCTGTGCCGCCAGCTGGGTGTGAACCGCAGCACAGTGGTAACTGCGCTGGGAGAACTGTCGGCACTGGGACTGATTGAAGGCAGGCGGGGCGGCGGGACCCGGGTGGTCGATTTACGGGCCGCCGCAGACGGGTCGGTTTCGTACGGTGACAGGACGGCTGCGTCCGGTAGCCGGGCGGATGCGTCCGGTGACCGGGCGGTTTCAACGGGTGACGGGACAGGGATGTTGCCAGTCCAGTCTGCCGGAAGCTGGAATTCTTATGTCGAAGAGGGCGTCCACTATCCCAATCTGCCTACGGTGCAGGATATCAACCGCCTGGAATATGAGCAGGGGCTGATCCGTCTTGGCACCGGTGAGCCGTCGCCCGGGCTGCTGCCCGGCGAAGCCATGACCCGTGTGCTGGCTGAGCTCTCCCGGCAGACGCTGCCGCCGCTGTCCTATGAAGAACCTCTCGGCAGCCCGGGGCTGCGGAGGGCCGTAAGCGGCGAGCTGGCGAAGAACGGCATACAGGCTGATCCAGACTCTATTCTGATCACCTCCGGAGCACTTCAGGGCCTGCAGCTGATAGCGGTTGGGCTTTTGCCGCGCGGCTCTACCATACTGCTGGAGAAGCCTTCCTATCTCTATTCCATCCATGCCTTCCAATCCGCAGGAGTGAAGTTCAGCGGCCTGCCCATGGATGAGCATGGACTGCTAACGGACCGGCTGGCCAGGGAAGCCTGCCGGACCAAGGCGGCTATGCTGTACAGCATCCCGTCCTTCCATAATCCGACGGGCATCCTGATGGACGCCCAGCGGCGGCAGGAGCTTATGGATGTGACCGGCGGGCTGGGCCTGCCCATCCTGGAGGACGGAGCCTATCAGGAGCTCTGGCTCGACACGCCGCCTCCCCCGCCGCTAAAGGCGCTGGACCGCGATGGCAGAGTGCTGCATCTCGGCACACTGTCGAAATCCGCCAGTCCGGGGCTGCGCATCGGCTGGATCGTCGGCCCGGAGCCTGTCGTGCGCCGGCTGGCCGACATTAAGATGCAGACCGACTACGGGGCAAGTTCGCTCTCGCAGCTCGCCGCCGCCCGTTGGCTGGAGGGCGGGTATCATGAAGAGCATCTGCAGCGCCTGCGGGCCAGGCTGCGGCAGCGGCGGGATGCTGCGCTTGCACTGCTGCAGCATCATTTTGCCGGACTGGCTGCATGGAACGTGCCGGCGGGCGGCTTCTACATCTGGCTGTCCCTGGACAAGCCGGTGCCGCTGCGGACGCTTTTCCGCGCCGCCCATAAGGCCGGGCTGCTGCTGAACACCGGCGATCTGTACGACCGGGGCGACAGCCGCCATCTGCGGCTGTCCTACGTCTACGCCTCCACCACCGAATTAGAGCATGGCCTCCCTTTGCTGGCCGGACTGATCCGCAAGCTCCGGCAGCCCGGTTCCTGA
- a CDS encoding sensor histidine kinase, translating into MGGSRAGEIVKRVMGIIMVIAGFYLSWNGGYFGLKLLEKHFNWSLTPYRFQLLTMLLQFLILFLFAAIAALVGHLRGDERTFYLQIITAIRQISKGNFKVELENDRRYGQFGSIVEGINEMASELSRMETMRQDFISNVSHEIQSPLTSIRGFARALRDEGLSAESRAHYLDIIEAEGSRLSGLSDNLLKLSALEAESFPFERTAYRLDKQLQEMILACEPQWLGKNIDVEAELDEVTVQAVKDLLSQVWTNLLHNSIKFTPQGGMITVRLRTLDNRVEVEVKDNGIGIAEDELPRIFERFYKVDKARSTSEGGSGLGLSLVKKIVDIHGGGITITSRPGEGTACVVVLPIQS; encoded by the coding sequence ATGGGCGGAAGCAGAGCCGGAGAGATTGTGAAAAGGGTCATGGGGATAATCATGGTCATCGCAGGCTTCTATCTTTCCTGGAACGGCGGGTATTTCGGACTAAAGCTGCTCGAGAAGCATTTTAACTGGTCCCTTACGCCCTACAGGTTCCAATTGCTGACCATGCTGCTCCAGTTTCTCATTCTGTTCCTGTTTGCCGCCATCGCGGCACTGGTCGGACATCTGAGAGGAGACGAACGGACCTTTTATCTCCAGATTATTACAGCGATCCGGCAAATTTCCAAGGGGAATTTCAAGGTGGAGCTGGAGAACGACAGGCGTTACGGGCAGTTCGGCAGTATTGTTGAAGGCATCAACGAAATGGCCAGCGAGCTTAGCCGGATGGAGACGATGCGCCAGGACTTTATCTCCAATGTCTCGCATGAGATTCAGTCCCCTCTCACCTCGATTCGCGGCTTCGCGCGCGCCCTGCGGGATGAAGGGCTGAGTGCGGAGAGCAGGGCTCATTATCTCGACATCATTGAAGCAGAGGGCAGCCGCCTCTCCGGCCTCAGCGACAATCTGCTGAAGCTGTCAGCGCTGGAGGCGGAGAGCTTTCCGTTCGAGCGCACCGCGTACCGGCTGGATAAGCAGCTCCAGGAGATGATTCTGGCCTGTGAGCCGCAGTGGCTGGGCAAGAATATCGACGTCGAGGCTGAACTGGATGAGGTTACTGTCCAAGCTGTAAAAGACCTGCTGAGCCAGGTATGGACCAACCTGCTGCATAACAGCATCAAATTCACTCCCCAGGGCGGGATGATTACGGTCCGTCTGCGGACCCTGGATAACCGGGTGGAAGTCGAAGTCAAGGATAACGGCATCGGGATTGCCGAGGACGAGCTGCCCCGCATCTTCGAGCGCTTCTATAAGGTGGACAAAGCCAGAAGCACTAGTGAAGGCGGAAGCGGGCTTGGCTTGTCGCTGGTCAAAAAAATCGTCGACATCCATGGAGGCGGCATAACCATCACAAGCCGCCCAGGGGAAGGGACGGCTTGTGTAGTCGTTTTGCCTATACAGTCTTAG
- a CDS encoding ABC transporter ATP-binding protein — protein MNNNQSDKKQGASLKSFLKLLHSAKPSYGLLVFAVALSMISTLVGLVIPMFTKNLVDGFSLASISKLQIAGIAGAFIAQTIAGGISIYLLNYVGQKAVAGLRDRLWRKFLVLPVAYYNDNRTGESVSRMTNDTGIIKTLISEHLASLFTGVISIVGSIAVLLYLNWQMTLVLFTVLPLSALILVPLGRQMYKISKGTQDETASFTATLSGVLSEIRLVKSSGAEQKEYEAGRTGIMNLLSFGIREGKISAMISPLVSFVFMMLLVVVIGYGGMQVSSGALTAGELVAFILYLIQIVMPLTQLTQFFTQIQKAKGASERIIETLAADEEIYEGIEEAKGAEEAIVIDNLSFGYTTGDPVLSGVSFSMQPGQVTAIVGPSGGGKTTLFSLLERFYEPLGGGIRLGSKPISNFSLRSWRKQIGYVSQESPLLSGTIADNLTYGLNREVGVEELRRVAAMAYADGFISELPHGYDTDVGERGVKLSGGQRQRIAIARALLRDPKILMLDEATASLDSQSEAVVQKALSNLMKGRTTIVIAHRLATVVNADQLIFMEKGRVTGRGTHEELLREHELYREFAEQQLQLNTPVLPGGGEKEGSAKNGQNPGSGRRSAHPRIGGSLFES, from the coding sequence ATGAACAATAATCAATCTGATAAGAAACAGGGGGCGTCCCTGAAGTCGTTTCTGAAGCTCCTGCACAGCGCCAAGCCTTCGTATGGGCTATTGGTGTTTGCTGTTGCGCTTAGCATGATATCGACCCTGGTGGGTCTTGTGATACCCATGTTCACCAAGAATCTGGTGGACGGCTTCTCCCTGGCTTCGATCAGCAAGCTGCAGATTGCCGGGATTGCCGGGGCTTTTATTGCCCAGACGATCGCCGGAGGGATCTCGATCTATCTGCTGAATTATGTCGGGCAGAAGGCTGTAGCGGGACTGCGGGACCGGTTGTGGCGTAAATTTCTAGTACTGCCGGTAGCTTACTACAACGACAACCGCACCGGAGAGAGTGTCAGCCGGATGACGAACGACACAGGGATTATCAAAACTCTGATTTCAGAACATTTAGCGAGCCTGTTCACCGGGGTGATCTCCATCGTCGGCTCGATTGCCGTACTGCTCTATCTGAACTGGCAAATGACGCTGGTGCTATTCACAGTACTCCCGTTATCCGCACTGATTCTGGTGCCGCTGGGCCGGCAGATGTACAAAATCTCCAAGGGTACCCAGGACGAAACCGCATCCTTTACCGCTACGCTCAGCGGGGTCTTGTCCGAAATCCGGCTGGTGAAATCCTCAGGCGCGGAACAGAAGGAATATGAGGCCGGACGTACCGGAATCATGAACCTGTTGTCCTTCGGCATCCGTGAGGGCAAAATCAGCGCCATGATCAGTCCGCTGGTCTCCTTTGTATTTATGATGCTGCTGGTGGTCGTTATCGGCTACGGCGGAATGCAGGTGTCCTCAGGCGCGCTGACGGCCGGGGAATTGGTCGCTTTCATCCTGTATTTGATTCAGATTGTGATGCCGCTGACCCAGCTGACCCAGTTTTTCACGCAGATTCAAAAGGCCAAAGGCGCTTCCGAACGGATCATTGAGACCCTTGCGGCCGATGAGGAGATCTACGAGGGGATAGAGGAAGCCAAAGGAGCAGAAGAAGCCATAGTGATCGATAATTTGAGCTTTGGCTACACAACAGGCGACCCGGTGCTTAGCGGAGTAAGCTTCTCCATGCAGCCGGGACAGGTAACGGCGATTGTCGGACCGAGCGGCGGCGGCAAAACGACGCTCTTCTCGCTGCTGGAACGGTTCTATGAACCGCTGGGCGGAGGGATCAGGCTGGGGTCGAAGCCGATATCGAATTTCTCTCTGCGTTCCTGGCGCAAGCAGATCGGCTACGTATCCCAGGAAAGCCCGCTGCTCTCCGGCACGATTGCCGATAACCTCACTTACGGCCTGAACCGGGAGGTTGGCGTGGAGGAGCTGCGCCGTGTGGCGGCGATGGCCTATGCCGACGGCTTCATCAGTGAGCTTCCGCACGGCTATGATACCGATGTCGGCGAACGCGGGGTGAAGCTGTCCGGCGGACAGCGCCAGCGGATCGCCATTGCCCGGGCGCTGCTGCGTGATCCGAAGATTCTGATGCTCGACGAAGCGACCGCAAGTCTCGACAGCCAGTCGGAGGCAGTGGTGCAGAAGGCCTTGTCCAATCTGATGAAGGGGCGGACGACGATTGTCATTGCGCACCGGCTGGCGACAGTTGTAAATGCGGATCAGCTTATCTTTATGGAGAAGGGCCGGGTTACCGGCAGGGGAACACATGAAGAACTGCTGCGGGAGCATGAGCTGTACCGGGAGTTTGCCGAGCAGCAGCTGCAATTGAATACACCGGTGCTTCCGGGCGGCGGTGAAAAGGAGGGTTCTGCGAAGAATGGCCAAAATCCTGGTAGTGGACGACGATCCGCACATCCGCGAATTGGTGGAAGTCTTTTTGAGAGCTGA
- the mobA gene encoding molybdenum cofactor guanylyltransferase has translation MPQFTGILLSGGYSRRMGRDKALLELGGRTVIARLADELSKVAAGTVIACGEQEREAYRFLQLPQIIDRYPGCGPLAGLHAALYQAPTEWSVVAACDLPFASAEFMRYMMGSVEEPSRELVPNYNGDCLQVDAVVSVSNSGRVQPLLGLFHKRVLRVLEEALQGRRFRVMECLDALEVLYIPEAGFTGGPSGPSPLYNMNTPEDYAAALKLVSAPADDSSV, from the coding sequence ATGCCACAGTTCACGGGGATTTTGCTGTCGGGAGGATATTCCAGACGAATGGGCCGTGATAAGGCGCTGCTCGAGCTTGGCGGCAGAACAGTCATTGCCCGCCTGGCGGATGAGCTGTCCAAGGTGGCCGCAGGTACAGTCATAGCCTGCGGGGAGCAGGAGCGGGAGGCTTACCGGTTTTTGCAGCTGCCCCAAATCATTGACCGTTATCCGGGCTGCGGCCCGCTGGCCGGACTTCACGCGGCGCTGTACCAAGCCCCCACGGAATGGAGCGTGGTGGCTGCCTGTGATCTGCCGTTTGCCTCAGCGGAATTTATGCGGTATATGATGGGTTCGGTTGAAGAACCTAGCCGGGAGCTTGTGCCTAATTATAACGGGGATTGCCTGCAGGTTGATGCTGTAGTTTCAGTGTCCAATTCCGGCCGTGTTCAGCCGCTGCTTGGACTCTTCCATAAGCGCGTGCTGCGGGTTCTGGAAGAAGCGCTGCAGGGGCGGCGGTTCAGAGTCATGGAATGCCTGGACGCTCTGGAGGTGCTCTATATTCCGGAGGCAGGCTTCACGGGCGGCCCGTCAGGGCCTTCCCCTTTGTACAACATGAATACACCGGAGGATTATGCCGCAGCTCTGAAGCTGGTTTCCGCACCGGCGGATGATTCCTCTGTTTAA
- a CDS encoding TetR/AcrR family transcriptional regulator: MSKSSSFLSKTEIMDAAEQTLRRFGPDKTSVTDVAKLLGVSHGTLYRHFPSKAALREAVTERWLEEQIVVPLEQIVKAPADNALAQLKVYIARLIELKRHYAQQDSEMFKMYTDVTMEAAELIEVHIQRIVEQMGILIARGIQQKRIAQRAETKSLARSLFHATLRFHHPAHAHEWRSVSIDQEFEQLWLLLEHGLAASQHS; the protein is encoded by the coding sequence ATGAGCAAATCAAGCTCCTTTTTAAGTAAAACGGAAATTATGGACGCCGCCGAACAGACGCTGCGCCGCTTCGGGCCTGACAAGACCTCGGTAACCGATGTGGCCAAGCTGCTGGGGGTCAGCCATGGCACGCTTTACCGCCATTTTCCCAGCAAGGCGGCTCTGCGGGAGGCGGTAACGGAGCGCTGGCTGGAAGAGCAGATCGTTGTCCCGCTGGAGCAGATTGTGAAGGCCCCGGCAGACAATGCGCTCGCGCAGCTAAAGGTATATATTGCCCGGCTGATTGAGCTGAAGCGTCACTATGCCCAGCAGGATAGTGAAATGTTCAAGATGTACACGGACGTTACTATGGAAGCCGCTGAGCTGATTGAGGTGCATATCCAGCGGATAGTGGAGCAGATGGGCATCCTGATCGCCAGAGGAATTCAACAGAAACGGATTGCACAACGTGCGGAGACCAAATCGCTTGCCCGTTCGCTTTTCCATGCAACCTTAAGATTCCATCATCCGGCTCATGCCCATGAATGGCGGAGCGTCAGCATAGACCAGGAATTCGAGCAGCTCTGGCTGCTTCTGGAACACGGACTTGCCGCTTCACAGCATTCGTAA
- a CDS encoding sensor histidine kinase, translating to MKRYFADRPIQSKLLICFLPILVLSVVLTGFFSYLSSSRQLKENAFYALSDTTHQTALFMNDKFMTIFEQLVRLERNDALGSILSGEGQTAEQHRYDDLIELHKQLDDVYHSYFQMIDSIFVAFNNGRSFNLQQEYVPRQVHIDLDGWLKRYNTSKKGYYWLNSHKDTIFETVEQRKVMSSFKMIGTESSPVSGIVLINLRESYFLDIMENVNISPGGTLVLISPEGALFSKELDKGYELSRDTITALRNSTAGSGSFSTDSKEGRKMAIAYNTLPLNHWVLAAVVPEKDILEGANRIKYITLVIMVFILIVVSLAAAVVARNLSNPLRYLSKQVKRFERGDFTVSFALDQHNEMGVLARGLSGLLASVVQLLDKVRSEQEKKRQIELQAMQAQIQPHFLYNTLSSIKHLIDMNERQRASTMVSALTSYFRISISKGREIIPVREEMEHVRSYLMILNIRYSQEFDYEIKVADELLELPILKLTLQPIVENAIYHGIKNKHGQGHLSVTGYREGDNAVFEVYDNGHGISEAKLSQLRASLQSDTAAYEAITYGLWNAHMRILLHFGNSYGLQLDSEEGVYTRVKVYLPFANKAKGESADA from the coding sequence ATGAAGCGTTATTTCGCCGACCGGCCTATTCAATCCAAATTGCTGATCTGCTTCCTGCCCATCCTGGTTCTATCCGTTGTTCTGACCGGCTTCTTCTCCTATCTGTCCTCAAGCCGGCAATTAAAAGAAAACGCTTTCTACGCGCTGTCTGACACCACTCATCAAACCGCTCTGTTCATGAACGATAAATTCATGACCATATTCGAGCAGCTAGTCAGGCTTGAGCGGAATGATGCCTTGGGCAGTATCCTGTCGGGGGAAGGACAGACAGCCGAGCAGCACCGGTACGATGATCTGATCGAGCTGCACAAGCAGCTTGACGATGTATACCATTCCTATTTTCAAATGATTGATTCCATCTTTGTGGCCTTCAATAACGGGAGGTCCTTCAATCTGCAGCAGGAATACGTCCCCCGGCAGGTACATATTGATCTGGACGGCTGGCTGAAGCGCTATAACACTTCGAAGAAAGGGTACTACTGGCTGAACAGCCATAAAGATACCATCTTCGAAACCGTAGAACAGCGAAAGGTAATGAGCAGCTTCAAAATGATCGGCACCGAAAGCTCACCGGTCAGCGGCATTGTACTGATTAATTTACGGGAAAGCTATTTCCTCGACATTATGGAGAATGTGAATATCTCTCCCGGCGGGACATTGGTGCTGATCAGTCCGGAAGGCGCCCTATTCTCCAAAGAGCTGGATAAGGGGTATGAGCTGAGCAGGGACACGATCACCGCGCTAAGAAACAGCACCGCTGGCAGTGGCAGCTTCTCAACGGACAGCAAAGAAGGGCGTAAAATGGCTATCGCCTACAATACCCTTCCGCTTAACCACTGGGTGCTTGCCGCCGTTGTTCCCGAGAAGGATATTCTGGAGGGAGCCAACCGGATCAAGTATATTACTCTGGTGATTATGGTCTTCATTCTTATCGTGGTCAGTCTGGCGGCAGCCGTTGTCGCACGCAACCTCAGCAACCCCCTCCGCTACCTGTCCAAGCAGGTTAAGCGCTTCGAACGGGGCGATTTCACCGTCAGCTTCGCTCTGGACCAGCATAATGAAATGGGCGTTCTGGCCCGCGGGCTCTCCGGGCTGCTGGCTTCGGTTGTCCAACTGCTTGATAAGGTGCGCAGCGAGCAGGAGAAGAAGCGCCAGATTGAGCTTCAGGCCATGCAGGCGCAGATTCAGCCGCATTTTCTCTACAACACGCTTAGTTCAATTAAGCATCTGATCGATATGAATGAGCGGCAGCGGGCCTCGACGATGGTTAGCGCACTAACCTCCTATTTCCGGATCAGCATCAGCAAAGGCCGGGAGATCATTCCCGTCCGGGAAGAGATGGAGCATGTGCGCAGCTACCTGATGATTCTGAACATCCGCTACAGCCAGGAGTTTGATTATGAAATCAAAGTGGCGGACGAGCTTCTGGAGCTTCCCATTCTCAAGCTGACGCTACAGCCCATCGTTGAAAATGCCATTTACCACGGCATCAAAAACAAACATGGCCAGGGCCACCTTTCCGTTACCGGCTACCGCGAGGGGGATAACGCCGTTTTTGAAGTATACGACAATGGACATGGCATCAGTGAGGCCAAGCTCTCCCAGCTCCGGGCGTCACTGCAATCGGATACGGCCGCTTATGAGGCCATCACTTACGGGCTGTGGAACGCCCATATGCGCATTTTGCTGCATTTCGGGAACAGCTACGGATTACAGCTGGACAGTGAAGAAGGAGTATACACACGGGTGAAGGTGTACCTTCCCTTTGCCAATAAAGCGAAAGGAGAGAGTGCCGATGCTTAA
- a CDS encoding response regulator yields the protein MLKMLIVDDDKWIREGLRANVKWSREGIEVVATAANGEEGWELVQKLRPDILLTDIQMPLLDGLQLAEKVNERYVLTKIIFLTGYDDFSYAKKALDLQASGYILKYEDNEAILQSVAETGNNLRREKRELEKARKSQSLIENKFFADLLSGVPSVDWARREMELLGIRPEGPYFRVAVIQPEDLQRFSRPGMLENTELLLFSIQNICAEQFTNRLPKPFFVPYNHRINIILNLADTDGTSPSGCSLATLLEDIRYTIESCLKIPVSIGVGTVCEGFGQIPYSYNKALAAAHMKDVAGRSGLFFCDEMSHSQHSHHTLLKQMESYIHKNYADENLSLAAIAGEIHISPSYVSTLFKKYREINVIEYVIRIRMEKAAELLKQTDYKSYEISEKVGYGNPQYFSVLFKKHYGMSPSDYRKSQRDELSKKTNNL from the coding sequence ATGCTTAAGATGCTGATTGTGGATGATGACAAGTGGATTCGGGAAGGCCTGCGGGCCAACGTAAAATGGAGCCGGGAAGGCATTGAAGTAGTTGCAACCGCTGCCAACGGCGAGGAGGGCTGGGAACTGGTGCAGAAGCTCCGGCCGGACATCCTTCTGACGGATATTCAAATGCCGCTGCTGGACGGCCTGCAGCTTGCCGAGAAGGTTAATGAGCGGTACGTCTTGACCAAGATCATTTTCCTGACCGGCTACGACGATTTCTCCTATGCCAAGAAGGCTCTGGACCTGCAGGCTTCCGGTTATATTCTGAAATACGAGGACAATGAGGCTATCCTGCAATCCGTTGCCGAGACAGGGAACAACCTGCGGAGAGAGAAACGTGAACTGGAAAAGGCCAGAAAGAGCCAGAGCCTGATTGAGAATAAATTTTTTGCCGACCTGCTGTCGGGGGTTCCCAGTGTGGATTGGGCCCGCCGGGAGATGGAGCTTCTGGGAATCCGGCCGGAAGGCCCTTATTTCCGGGTCGCGGTGATCCAGCCTGAAGATCTGCAGCGCTTCTCCCGGCCCGGAATGCTGGAAAATACCGAGCTGCTGCTGTTCTCCATTCAGAACATATGTGCAGAGCAGTTCACAAACCGCCTTCCTAAGCCTTTTTTTGTCCCTTACAACCACCGGATCAATATTATCCTGAACCTGGCAGACACGGACGGGACCTCACCATCCGGCTGCTCCCTTGCCACGCTGTTGGAGGACATACGCTATACGATTGAGTCCTGCCTAAAAATCCCTGTCAGCATCGGTGTCGGTACGGTCTGCGAAGGCTTCGGGCAAATCCCCTATTCCTACAACAAGGCCCTGGCTGCGGCCCATATGAAGGATGTCGCGGGCAGATCCGGACTATTTTTCTGTGACGAGATGAGCCATTCCCAGCATTCACACCATACGCTGCTGAAGCAGATGGAGAGCTATATCCACAAAAATTATGCCGACGAGAATCTCAGCCTGGCAGCCATCGCCGGTGAAATCCACATTTCTCCGTCGTATGTAAGCACACTTTTCAAAAAATACAGGGAAATCAACGTCATTGAATACGTAATCCGCATCCGGATGGAAAAAGCCGCTGAGCTGCTTAAACAGACGGATTATAAATCCTATGAGATCAGTGAAAAGGTAGGGTACGGCAATCCCCAATATTTCAGCGTGCTGTTCAAAAAGCATTATGGCATGTCCCCGTCCGATTACCGTAAATCACAGCGGGATGAACTGTCAAAGAAAACAAACAACCTTTGA
- a CDS encoding carbohydrate ABC transporter permease — MEITRQPGNGNLALSTLRKRKRKKGEAWVPYLLIAPTVLLIAGILIFPIFRVFDLSVQSYDFTRLQDAGYIGLENFRHIFTQDDLFYSTLVTTLKWVFSEVALQLVFGLIVALLLNQSFRLRGLVRSLVLVPWAVSGVLTTMLWSLMFNQHIGIINDILLKLGIIHEKIAWLANPGTVFGSVVFAELWRGIPFFAITLLAALQTIPHEVYESCEVDGAGKLKKLFHITLPYLKESIIFATLLRAIWEFNSIDMIFTMTNGGPMDMTTTLPIYMMKTSILEGNYGYGSALGVVTFLFLMIFVILYLKLNRAGGMQDE, encoded by the coding sequence ATGGAAATTACGCGACAACCCGGAAACGGCAATCTTGCCTTATCCACACTGAGAAAAAGAAAACGAAAGAAAGGGGAGGCTTGGGTTCCCTACCTGCTGATTGCCCCCACGGTGCTGCTGATCGCAGGTATTCTCATATTTCCGATCTTCAGGGTATTCGACCTGAGTGTTCAAAGTTATGATTTCACCCGTCTGCAGGATGCGGGCTATATCGGACTGGAGAATTTCCGCCATATTTTTACGCAGGATGATCTTTTCTACTCCACCCTCGTCACTACGCTGAAATGGGTATTTTCCGAGGTGGCCCTGCAGCTGGTATTCGGACTGATTGTGGCTCTGCTGCTTAACCAGTCTTTCCGGCTGCGCGGTTTGGTCCGTTCGCTGGTGCTGGTCCCCTGGGCTGTGTCGGGAGTGCTGACCACGATGCTGTGGTCGCTGATGTTCAACCAGCATATCGGGATCATCAACGACATCCTGCTGAAGCTTGGAATTATCCATGAAAAAATCGCATGGCTCGCCAATCCGGGCACAGTATTCGGTTCCGTGGTCTTTGCTGAACTGTGGCGGGGCATTCCCTTCTTTGCCATCACTCTGCTTGCGGCCTTGCAGACTATACCGCATGAGGTGTACGAATCCTGTGAGGTTGATGGGGCCGGAAAGCTGAAGAAGCTGTTCCATATTACGCTCCCTTATCTGAAGGAGAGCATTATCTTTGCCACACTGCTCCGGGCGATCTGGGAGTTCAACTCGATTGACATGATTTTTACGATGACCAATGGCGGGCCGATGGATATGACAACGACACTGCCGATTTACATGATGAAGACCTCGATTCTGGAGGGCAACTACGGTTACGGATCGGCGCTTGGCGTGGTGACCTTCCTGTTCCTGATGATCTTTGTCATTCTGTATCTGAAGCTTAACCGGGCAGGGGGCATGCAGGATGAGTAG
- a CDS encoding response regulator transcription factor has protein sequence MAKILVVDDDPHIRELVEVFLRAEGMEEVYGASDGIEALRLLEDNGVDLAVIDVMMPNMDGWELCKALRRSYDIPILMLTAKGETSQIVKGFELGTDDYLVKPFEPPVLIARVKALLKRYQISAAQSVNVGSLRMNRKTYEVTADQGSITLPLKEFELLFKLASYPGQTLTRDRLIEEIWGYDFEGNERTLDVHVGRLRDRFPAENYGFAIRTVRGLGYRLEGDK, from the coding sequence ATGGCCAAAATCCTGGTAGTGGACGACGATCCGCACATCCGCGAATTGGTGGAAGTCTTTTTGAGAGCTGAAGGCATGGAGGAGGTATACGGTGCTTCCGATGGTATTGAGGCGCTGCGGCTGCTAGAGGATAATGGAGTGGATCTTGCAGTCATTGATGTCATGATGCCGAATATGGATGGCTGGGAGCTGTGCAAGGCGCTGCGCCGGAGCTATGATATTCCGATTCTGATGCTGACGGCCAAAGGCGAAACCTCGCAGATCGTCAAAGGCTTCGAGCTGGGAACCGACGATTATCTGGTCAAGCCGTTTGAGCCTCCGGTGCTGATCGCCAGGGTCAAAGCCCTGCTGAAGCGGTACCAGATTTCTGCCGCACAGAGCGTAAATGTAGGCAGTTTGCGCATGAACCGCAAAACCTACGAGGTGACCGCAGATCAGGGAAGCATTACGCTGCCGCTGAAGGAGTTTGAGCTGCTGTTCAAGCTGGCCAGCTATCCGGGGCAGACGCTGACGCGCGACCGGCTGATTGAAGAGATCTGGGGATATGATTTTGAAGGAAATGAACGCACGCTGGATGTGCATGTGGGCCGTTTGCGTGACCGTTTTCCCGCGGAGAACTATGGTTTTGCCATTCGTACGGTCCGTGGTCTGGGCTACCGTCTGGAGGGGGATAAATAG